The Homalodisca vitripennis isolate AUS2020 chromosome 7, UT_GWSS_2.1, whole genome shotgun sequence DNA segment CAAAACATATCGCAACATGGGTTGGGTCATCTTTTACCTCCTTTTTCGCATGTTCCATTTCAGTTTTAGCAGTCTCAGCTTGATGGAGGTGAAATTTTTTAGATGTAGTAGCAACTACCTTTGCTTCTTCATCTCCGTGTTCGATGGTGTTTTGCATCTTATCACACGTATTGCAAGTGTCTGTGTGTGGTCGATGGAAAGTAAGGTTGGAACAAGTGTTGAAAATGTGTCTGTAATAAGATACAGTAGTAGGTTCCATGCCCCGATCTTCACAGAAAAGCTTGTAACATTCATACATCTTTTTTATGTTAAGGTTTCTGTCAAGATATTTCCTGTTTGGATATTGATGTCGAGAATAGTGACTGGAGTATCTTGGAAACATTGCAATATGCTCCTTGACCAAGTCAGTTTTTTCCTGCACAATTTGTTGGTAGGAACTTTACACCCTCTTTTGTCTCGAGGTGGAATACCTGTTTCagatatgtgtttcttagaagcAACATTAGTAATTCGCTTTTTGAACAATACAGTAAACAGAACACATTCCTGAACAAAATCTCTGTAGCCGTTAGAGGTCAAGGGATACAAGTGCTTGTACCCCTTGGCCTCTAACTAAAACAGCTGATGCTGAAAGTAGTTTTTCATTTTGCCACTAGATCTCAGCATTTAACAGAGTTTTACTTATACCTGTTggccacaaacatttttaatacactcaGGATATGGCTTCTGCAGTTAACTCAGAAAAAACCATAAAGtcacttgtaccccttggcttctgaccccttcatatatactttaaaaaaaaaactaaatagaaaaaaagaatttttcttttaagttgAAAATTTTGGGACAATCTTGTCTCCTATTGACTACACTGCTTATACAACCAGAGCTGCTTGTGTCAGAGTATTGTATTCCAGAATCAAGACTAAGGTGAACTACAAGGGGGTAAGATCGTATACCATTCAGAATAGGCATACCatttttttacatagacaatacaaagttataagtggttgtttaaattttgttattaatgatggattatttgaaaggatagtaggattttggacattttccatcattatatgttacaaaaatagaatacaGCATTTCTAGGATTGGTTATCATATCTGGCTATtgattctgtttttatttttataacaaagttttatgaataCCACAAAGTATACTGCCATATCAATCTAGAATTGCACTCTCTTACCTTCATTAAGACGACCAAAGAAgatgtttctttttttctctttaacAGGAAATGGAAATTTCCTGAATTTCAATATGAAcaacaaagtgtaaaaataaatgtctCTCATTATACTGTTACATGTTATTTTTCtactaaaatgttacaaaacagaGATTTTCTATTTACATAATGTCTTTATACCTATTTTGATATACATactgttttttatacatttgaaattatgAATCAAGTATCAAGGTGTAAAAATGTGAAGACAACACTATATAAAAATCTCTTTGTATTCATACAACTAATTAATGCTGATTTGTCATTTGACACGAGTGCttgtttaaattacttgtaatttttaagtaagcGTTCGATTTCAGCCTAGACAATGATCATACAAGTGTAACTCTTTCTCGAATTAGAACTAaccctgtgtatatttttaaaacatctcaaAAGATATAAACCAGACAGTTTAGAAGCTCTTAAAAGACGTGGGTGGAGTTTTAAAGCCATACCAGTTGTATTATTTGAGTCTGTGCTTCCCAATTGTTCTTGGCAGCAACCCAAGTTTCTGGGATATTAACGGCAGCACGCTGACAAAACTAAAGTTAACGTCAAAACTTGACAAGGTTTAGAGTGTTCTCTTTAAATAATTCAAGGAttataaataacttgaaaaaccCCAAGGTCATTACGTAACAAagctacataaaaaattatagttgaaaagATTGTTGCAGGAATACAAAGAAATAGTTGATgcggttttaaatatttcacaaaatgcAACGAATAATTTTATTGAGAAAGGATGAAATTTTCTCACATAAATCCTGGCActtaaataaagaatgtaaagatTGTCAGGATGGAGTTTCCTAGTGGAGtttctcttaaaatttaaatttaaaattgtcagttagattgttttaaacattgttttaaagcaTGCGTACAGAATGTTTATGGCTTTGTTAAATATTAGTACATTTTACAGAGTAGATATCAAAATAAAGATTCTGTACAAGCTTTTCCAAAACTACATACCGGTAATTTAGGTGTGGCCATATAGTGGCCAAAGTTatgaaatgtaaattacaaatattttccagTTAGTTAAGCTAAGAATTCAGCAATAAAATaggcaaattttaaaatgacagtaagtttatattcaaattaaatttagatatgcCCTCAGAAAATTTGATatgaaaataacagtttattttctatacataggcgcttatttacaattataagtaTAGATATTCAAAGACCCTCCACAAATAtatcttgaattttaaattttaattggtaaataaggaaaattagtgtcattaaaattttatgaacttGGGATCTTATGTTGTAGTTATTAATGGaatcaattcaaatttaatattacatttttccttgtttttgtttgttgaaaCTGGTACTTTTACATTACTATTAGagattgattattaatttattttaggtaataatgttagttttgtatAACAagcataaataaaacagtaaatgaaCTTATTTATACTACTAGCAGGGATCACTTTTGACTGGTTTATACActccagttgaacctacattaGATaaagcaaaaaccaatgtgtcacttaaatctaggcaatTTTATGGATATCcgggagcggcacatcactaacaaaCTTTTTGTTGcggatattggggtgcaagggtagattgaTAGGTTTAGCTAATCTGCTTgagggatgactgttggagttggtggggttctcTAGGTATTAAAAGCGGTTGCTACCCTAGACATGAGAGCCtgccaaggacgtagccagcgaaggGGTTCAAGGGGTCAGgatcccccccaaattttcagttacctttttagtaaacgattattattaattaataattcagtattactaacatgCGCTGCTGAAAGCTCATTCACAAccaagaaacgggtcaagaactttttaagaaacacaatggggccttactctctgtccactatggaaaaatatcagttgtctggacccccccccccaacatttTTTCTTGACTACGTTCTTGGGGCCCTCCACTCTGCccgctttgactagagaggctggtacggagctggccttcccttcttccaaggagacatgactaagattaatgcccaaaatccttcctcatggaacTTAAGACAATAAGTAGTCCCAATCCCCaaccatccagaatattctgtcactccagCAGCAGCGCAAAGATCTTTTTAGGACTACAtgcaatttttcattttcttgttctaagagaacaaaaaaacttatttctatACATAATACATGCAATATAAAATTAGAAGCCAACAAACATAACAGGAAATAAttaatgtcaatttaaaaaacaaagaaagaaaaacaactgcATATGCTGATCAAGTCTACTTTTGATATATTGCAGAGCTGGGCAACATGAAGGCCTTATACATGCTGCATGTCAATGACCACGTTCTGCGCAGCCTGCCTGATTCAGTCTGTCAGTGTGTACATCTTGTGGATCTGTGCTTTCACAACAGTACATGCTAATCAACTCTACTATTAATGTATGACATGTTGCAGAGCTGGGCAACATGAAGGCTTTGTACATGCTGCATGTCAATGACAACGTTCTGCGCAGCCTACCTGAGTCAGTCTGTCAGTGTGTACATCTTGTGGATCTGTGCTTTCACAACAGTACATGCTAATGAACTCTACTATTTATGTATGACATGTTGCAGAGCTGGGCAACATGAAGGCCTTGTACATGCTGCATGTCAATGACAACGTTCTGCGCAGCCTGCCTGAGTCAGTCTGTCAGTGTGTCAGTCTTGCGGAGCTGTGCCTTCACAACAATCGGCTAACCAGCCTTCCTCAGCCGATTGTGAGTATAGGATTCTTGTTTTTCTTCAGTTAGTATGAACTTGGAGAATACTAGATGCTACATATTTCAAGTGTAAAAGAGTTGTGGAAGAGATAGTGCAAGTTGAAATCAGTCTAAGCGGAAGAATATTTTTAGCAGTTCACCTCAGACTGTAccatctttatttattattctccTTGTTAAGTTCCATGAACAAATCTGATAGCTTTAGTGAATATTTGCAGAGTGTAAAGCTAAATGGATAAACAACTAAATGCATATAACTACTATGATAATTTACCTTATCTCTATAATCACAGCCTACTGCATATTGTAGTGTTATATTATGTACATTGGTACAACAATCTTAATTTACTAcctatttaataatgttattgataTATTGTTCATAAggttttgtaatgtaatattggTGCATTAACGTTTCTTCTATTATCAAAGCAAATACAATTCCTTGAACTTGCTTAAATTACTTCTTTCTGTAAATGTTGGTAccagaaaataatattactagAATAAAATTctagtatttttgtataaaataaatatataattaatcttcttgcatattatttgttaaatacgcatatatatttgttgtattttgtatacacaaaatattgaatttttcattaGTGATTTCCTCAATCTATCCAAACTCAGTTTTTACCACCTAATTCCTCCCTATGACTTATCCGTAATACAGTTTAGCAGAGACATGGTGTTTCAGTTGTTACACAGACTTCTTTCCAAAGCTTTGTTGACAATGCTAATTTTCAATgacaagtaaaacatttttctaaaggTATACCTGCCAAACCTAGAGACGTTGTCTGTGCATGGCAACAACCTCCTGTACCTACCCAGCATACGGTTTGTCTGCAACTGTCACCTGACGTTCTACAACAACCCCCACCTCAACTATCTGAGCTACCATCTGACGTACGGGCATGACGGGGACATGCACCACCTCATGTCTGGGTGAGAAAATATCAGATTTGCTGAGTTTTCTGAATACAAAAATTACcaaactggtttttattttatgaaaactaaaaacataacaaGTCATTTGTGGAAATTATCTAAAACAAAGTTCCTATCACCTTATTTCTCAATTCTCTAGTggttaaccctccatcaggcgcttaaaattagaaacaccatcaggcgctcacggaggtttcctccaggttagcgaaaaatggatatcatagtcgtttaaaaaactgtttttatttgtttaaatattcatactgatttaattacaatgtaatatattcatttttagaaattaaataaaaattactctcttatgtaatgaattttccaaataagaaattaaaaatcttaaaaagtgttatcgtataataacaacatgattaattttaaggaataatgcaattaattgtaaaaatgtttaagctactgtaataatatatggaaattaacttagtttttaacttcttacaaaaacaacttacttcaaattcttgagatattatacaattgtaatgtcagttattactctgaaatcaacatttattctttactaaaactttttttacccTCTAAACAaggtttcaaaacattttccttctggttcttataacgacaatgttcactccataaacagtactgaaatgttccctagcacactggtactgtactgacaagtctctcgtcttcattctccatttcacaaaattcaaataaaatatattgtaaaacttaaaaagaaactatCACAgttcacacatttaggcgcacacggattattactccataaaaactaaacacaataaggcgctaaCGGatatttcgtccaagcactacaaacacatcgggcgctcacggaggaatcgtccagtctcgcacggaagtagacctcatactgacagattttgacaaagataagcgcgaggctattgtttcgcttccccaaaagatgctcgtgaagtacactgcgggaaacgactgtcaacatcagaaaagtagtactatttcaaataataaaaaacacacggaggaaaactccgtttagcgcccgatgtagggttaaaattaattcttttaatggTTTTCTCAGAATTTATTAAGAAGGTTTAGAGGTTAAAATTTATGAAAGTTGTGTTTGTGTTGTATCACTTGTAAACATAAAGTAGTTTATGGTATAAATCAGAGTTTCTCAACCTGAGGGGTGCGCCTTTATGGTGAGCCGTAGAAGATTTTCAAGAGAGGTCTCATTGTATTAGAATAATAGGAAAGTGTTGGTGACCACTACTTCCAAGCAATTTTCATAATGCTTACATGTCAGTTTGTTTATTGTGATTCTTGACGTTTTCATGGTTTGTTAGTAGTGTACCTACTGCAGTTTTTTTGACCAGTAAACATGAAAAGTGGGACAGACATGTTTGTTGTAGCAGGCCTAAAAATggccaaaacaaaatataatactgtagTGTGTGATTGTATTCAATATGGATTAATTTTCATTGACAAAGCTATTGTTATTTATCTCAGTGCGTGATTTGCAATGTTGGTTTGAGAAATGATGCCATGCGGCCTAGATGTTTTTGGCCAGGACGAAACCGTATCCTACTGAAAGTTTTTGAATGGAAAAGAGTAGGTGTTAAAGATATATCTGCCGCTGTAATTAATTAACGAATTTAAAGATCTTGTTTCACGGCAATCggtataacttaaaaattaaattgggcACTATTTTCCAGATATTAAAACAGAGAGTTGCAAATTTAAGTTGGCAGGAGATTCATTTAAAATCGATGTAGATATACTTGCTGACCACATTCAGGAACAGGCAATCGACATAAAATGTGATTCTCAAGTATTGGCGGGATTCCAAAACAAGGGTGTTGAAGACTTTTGGTTGAGTTATATTCCTGTTTACTCACAAGCTGCTTATATTCCTGTTTACTCACAAGTTGCTTTAAAAGTTGCAAAGTTGATGATGCAATTTTCATCCACATACCTCTGTGAGTCTGGATTTTCATTCACAACTGGGATTGGGAGTCTGGGATTGGTTTatctaaagtaaacattttgagTAATACTACACTTTGGAAGGTACCTGTGATGTACTTTGTCATAGTTACAACcgtatatttaattgtaaaaaaaaaaccggtTCCAACCTTCTTACTAAGTTGATATAGTAGCATCATTAACtaccttaattaaaaaaaaatacttttttagttctgtgtttcattgatttaattaaaaattcttactAGCATCAATAAGTGTAAGCAACTTCTTCTATGTTAAAAACTATTTGAGGTAATATTAAACGTTTTGTCAAAAGtgtatcaaataattaattttaaaacgtgcAAGTATAACCTATACCCTAAGCTACGAATTGAAATGTTACTACTTGTGTAGAGGGGAGGTGTAACTAAATGTCAGTGTACTAAGAGACGCACAAAACCTGAAAGGTTGAGAACCCCTGGTACACAGAACAACATGGCATATAATTATCACTTAAGAACGGTTTTAATCACAATCTAACACATAGTTTCTCATTGTCCTTCCATgcttagtaaatttaaaagtattgtggatgaaaaactgaatttttatttttacggcAAAAAATCTGCACACAATAACCAACCACAcattactttgttttttattgctaccAGAGCTATTGTGACATGTACTCTTTAGTTCAgatgataataattaattgtccGTTTATAAAGTGCATGTTTTGAATATAGTGAGCATAAGTTGATACACAGCATGTCTGTTGTGATTTCTGATTTAGATGTCATGACACTTTGTTatgagttttgtttattttaatctaaattgtaaattgtagttttctgATAAGTTAAGTAAccccacctgaggaagagatcacaTTGTAGATCTTGATTCTttgtaatgttactgatttttgatAATTTAGGGGGTTGTTCCTGTGCTTGTATTGTGATGGAGGGGTTGGATGGTGGCGTGtgtctgtatgctgatgattcaaatgttttgttttctggtcagaagcttgagaatattgaaatttcatcatatattggtctaagtaggattaaggattttttttacaaaaataatcttttattaaattcagataaatctaattatatttctttttctacaaagcaatcaaatttaaactgtgagaTTTTTCTAGACAATGACAGACTTTAACAAGTAGACCACACAAAGTTTTTAGgacttataatagataaaaatttagcttggataaacatgtagatcatgttactaagaagatgtctactggtctatatgcattgcgacaaatggcaaaaaattagtaatttacatacacttaaattaatatatttctctttgatccattcacatttagcttacgaaataagcatttatggagcaacaacaACAAGCAATTTAGATAGGCTTTTGGtcctacaaaaaaaatctttgagaatcatgaaaaaatttaagatatacagattctgttaaacatattttttatgaacttggaattctgacaCTATAtggttttatacatatttgaatcaataatttatgtaaaacagttttttgatccgatactacaaaccaataaacatacatataatacccGTTTTAATAGACATGTTGATGAACACAATCTTGAATttcacaaaaagaaaacatattacagaggtgttagatatctacataatttaccagcaaaatttataatggaaacaaatctgttaaaatttaaaaaagaagtcaaagattatttaactaatttgtctctatattcttttgaggaatatttcaatacaaaaaccaattaattcatttaaagaagaattgaagataaattgttaagatgttacgattgtatttttttttttacttatattttaaaattaatattagtatttagttttattgtagtgacgctattctttgtaccttgtacatattacagaataaagtagtttgactatgaCTATAATGTGAAATTTACATAATGATGAATCTATCTATACAAGAGCATTTTATTGACAAAGATTTCAACAGTTTATAGACCACATACGGTTAGAATTTATTATACATGTGAACACAATTTTAGTACACAATGATATTAACTGTGATAATACAAGGGATAAAAATTAAGTAGTTTTTCATAATCATAAGTTAGAACTTTATAAGGAAGAAACTACCATAcaatgaagatttttttatttgattaaaaaagaaattagatATCGAATTCATAATTGTTTAAGGCtatcattaaaagttttcttGCTTAAAATTGCCTTTTATActtaagacattttttataatttaagacaATTAAATTGAAGTTACTCAACTTTAACAATGTTTCGGCTCCAAGAGTTTAATCCTAGCTAGCCAGTCTGGTGAAATTGTGAAACTATTTAGTGTAACTcagtgtaaaaatacaaataaatattatttacgtatATTGAATTAAATGTCAGTTGGTGAATGTAGTGAATAATGTTCTCAccagatttgtttttttattggaaaatagtataaaactgGTAAGGTTTGACTAACTGGTTTACAATTACAATGCAGGTTATTACTGGTTTACTGGTGGTACAATTCGTTGAACAAACTTGATCTGGAAATATCCTAGAATTTCATCAAATTCCAATCAAGTGTggatttttcaatgaaaatttgataaaatgttctTGAGGGGATTAAATTTCCGTGTCTATTGCAGGTGTGGTAGTGGTATTGAGGACATCTCGGATTTCACCAACCTTGTGCTGACAATACCTCAACACCAGCGGCTCATTGTGCTCCCTAGTGGGCTTCATCACGTGTTCTCGCGTCCTGGTGTCCCTTCCCTGTTTTGAGCTGAGTCTACGTGCTACGTACCCGCTCATGTACAAGATTGAGGAACGCAACaggttaaaagtaataatatacagAACTTAAGCCAACCAACCGGCTATAGTAGAAGAGACGTAAATATTTTGCAACAAGATTAAATGTCCTTTCAAGGACATAACCAGGGGGGAAGTCAAAGGGGTCTGGAACTCCccaaactttaattatttttttatatcaaacgtttattattatgtaaataattcagtattactgacgtactgctgaaagatcgttcttaacATTGAAaagggtcaagaactttttaaggaacaaaatggggaataaGCAGTTgacttactctctgtccactacaggaaaatatcaatCGTCTGGACCCCATCCCAAATTTTTTCTAGCTACGTTCTTGTGTCCTTTACAATCGtcttattctttaaaattatttgttgtaagcATACTTAAACAAAAGATTCAAGGAGAGTAGACTGTGTAttccataaaaaaacaaatgagttTAAGTAAGTCATTCCAAACTTTTCTCTCAAAACCTATTACTGTTATCAGTGTCACATCCAAGATTCACTGGGCTGGTAATGGTAAGCAATGGGTCTCTAGAGCCCCATACCAGGTTTCAAGAAAGAGATGGTTGGGTCTCCAGAGTGCTATATCGGGTTTTAAGAAAGATTGAACCTAGATACATACCATTGGTGTATAGTTTTTGTTGGAGTCTATAGAGCCccatataaggttttaaaaaagaGTGAGTGGGTCTCTAGAGCCTCATATTAGGTTTTAAG contains these protein-coding regions:
- the LOC124365731 gene encoding leucine-rich repeat-containing protein 28-like, which translates into the protein MCTDVEEEVKSKYILHWSYRHYTTLPEELQKHGNHVEEIYLRENHILLLPKWLTSLVNLTHLYLAGNDLEEFPDDVNKLANLCYLELSRNRLKSLPPSIVRLRRLSHLIVDFNILQILPNELGNMKALYMLHVNDNVLRSLPESVCQCVSLAELCLHNNRLTSLPQPIVYLPNLETLSVHGNNLLYLPSIRFVCNCHLTFYNNPHLNYLSYHLTYGHDGDMHHLMSGCGSGIEDISDFTNLVLTIPQHQRLIVLPSGLHHVFSRPGVPSLF